A stretch of Panthera tigris isolate Pti1 chromosome E2, P.tigris_Pti1_mat1.1, whole genome shotgun sequence DNA encodes these proteins:
- the LOC122234238 gene encoding zinc finger protein 679-like, with the protein MIGDKTRRRFFSRRPTLRREVTNNSNTVPNLLKILPGLYKENVGRRVVVHAGGEGQANHCIAVRQGLLTFRDVAIEFSQEEWGCLNHSQRELHRDVMLETYGHLLFLGLIVSKPDLVIVLEQEEELWGVKRKETVASHSGRWE; encoded by the exons ATGATTGGTGATAAAACAAGAAGGAGATTTTTTTCACGGAGGCCAACACTGAGGAGAGAGGTGACCAACAACTCAAACACTGTCCCCAACCTGCTGAAAATCCTTCCaggtttatataaagaaaatgtaggacGAAGGGTGGTGGTACATGCAGGTGGTGAAGGCCAGGCCAATCATTGCATTGCTGTCAGGCAG GGGCTCCTGACCTTCAGGGATGTGGCCATAGAATTCTCTCAGGAGGAATGGGGATGCTTGAACCACAGTCAGCGGGAGCTGCACAGGGATGTGATGTTAGAGACCTATGGACACCTCCTCTTCTTGG GTCTCATTGTGTCAAAACCAGACCTGGTCATCGTTTTGGAGCAAGAGGAGGAGCTGTGGGGtgtgaagagaaaggagacagtagCCTCACACTCAGGTAGGTGGGAGTGA